In Rutidosis leptorrhynchoides isolate AG116_Rl617_1_P2 chromosome 2, CSIRO_AGI_Rlap_v1, whole genome shotgun sequence, one genomic interval encodes:
- the LOC139888544 gene encoding uncharacterized protein — protein sequence MILITAAWPFSKWAIDIVGPITACSGGIKFLVVTIIYFTRWVEAKALATITSRRIRNFFWEDIMCRFGVLNEIVSDNVTQFEGEPFRSWCQELNIKQSFTSVAHPQVNGQCEVTN from the exons ATGATACTAATAACGGCAGCATGGCCGTTCAGCAAATGGGCCATTGACATTGTCGGTCCTATTACTGCATGCTCAG GAGGAATAAAATTCTTGGTGGTAACAATTATTTATTTCACCCGATGGGTGGAGGCAAAGGCATTGGCAACAATTACTAGCAGGCGTATTCGTAACTTCTTTTGGGAAGATATTATGTGCAGGTTTGGTGTTCTCAATGAAATTGTCAGCGACAATGTTACTCAGTTTGAAGGCGAGCCTTTTAGGAGCTGGTGTCAAGAGCTGAATATCAAGCAGTCGTTTACTTCGGTCGCTCATCCACAGGTCAATGGCCAGTGTGAAGTAACAAACTGA